Genomic DNA from Chthonomonadales bacterium:
ACAGCCTCGCCCCGCGTATGCAGTACGCCGTGCGCGTCAGCGTCGCCGGCCCCGCGCCCCACGCCCGCACCGTGCGGATCAGCGCCGGGGCGCCGCCGAGCTCACCGCGCGTCTCACGCACGACGCGGACGCCGCGCAGGCGCGCGATGCGCCGGCGCATCTCGCGGCCGAACTCCGCCAGCGACATGCTGGGCGCGGGACGCGCCGTGAAGGTGACGTTCGGCCGGAACCCCGGCCGGGCCGGGGGCGCGCGCAGAACGCGCTGCGCGCGCGACAGGAACTCCATCGTCGTCTCGCCCGGCGAAACTCGGCGCGCCGGCTCGGCGCGCGCGCCGGGCCGAATGAAGACGGCGACCGCGCCCGCGTGCCGCACACGCGCCCATCCCGCCGGCGGGTCGAACGCGCACCCAAGCGCCGCGTTGCGGTAGTGCGGATCCCCGTCGGCAGGCGCCGCCATCACGGTCGCCGCCAGAAGCGCGCCGAGCGCGCCCGGGCGTCCCATCGCGCGGCCACCTCCCGTATGCGGAAACGACCCCGCGCGGTTGCGGGGTCGAGCCAGGTGGTCTTCTCATTATAGCGCACGAGGAGCGATGGCGCAAATCGGCGGGGTGGGGCCGCGGCGCGCTCTACAGGGGCCGGCGCGGCTCGGCATACGGTACAATAAGGTGGCGAAGTGCGTGAGACCGGAGCCGCGGCCGTGCGCCCGAGCCGCAGGCTCTCCGGAAGGAGCCCCCCGTGTCCGCGGCCCGCCTACCGGAGGCATCACCTCCGCTCGACACACTCGCGCGCGAGCCGGCGGCTCGACGTTGCGCCGTGCTTTGGAGGGACACATGACGGACCAGAACCACCTCAACCGCCGCGACTTCCTGAAGGGGGCCACGCTCACCTCGCTCGGCATCGCGTTAGCCGCCGAGGAGATCAACGCGCACGCGCAGGCCGCCCAGCCCGCCGGCGACACACCCGCCGGGCCGCCGGTGAACTGCGCGGTCATCGGTCTGGGTGCGCAGGGACGCGAGATCCTGGCTACGCTGGCCAAGCTCGGCAACGCCCCGGCGGTCGCGATCTGCGACTCCTACACCTCGCCACCGTACGTCAAGCGCGCCAGCGACATCGCGCCGAAGGCCGCCTTCGTCGCCGAGTACGGCAAGGTGCTGGAGAACCCGGACGTGAAGGCGGTCTTCGTCGCGACTCCCTCCCACCTGCACAAGCCGATCGCACTTGACGCGCTCGCCGCGGGCAAGCACGTCTACTGCGAGGCCCCGCTGGCGAGCGACCTGGCCGACGCCAGAGCGATCGCCGTGGGGGCCGCGGCGTCGAAGGCGCTCTTCCAAGCGGGGCTGCAGTACCGCGCGAACAAGATGCATAACCATGTGCGCGGTTTCGTGCTCTCCGGCGCCCTCGGAGCGCCCGTCGGCGGACGGGGGCAATGGCACAAGAAGACCTCCTGGCGGCGCGGCGCGCCCACGCCAGAACGACAGAAAGACCTCAACTGGCGGCTGTTCAAGGAGACCTCGCTCGGACTGCCCGGCGAGGTCGGCATCCACCAGTTCGATGTGGC
This window encodes:
- a CDS encoding Gfo/Idh/MocA family oxidoreductase, with translation MTDQNHLNRRDFLKGATLTSLGIALAAEEINAHAQAAQPAGDTPAGPPVNCAVIGLGAQGREILATLAKLGNAPAVAICDSYTSPPYVKRASDIAPKAAFVAEYGKVLENPDVKAVFVATPSHLHKPIALDALAAGKHVYCEAPLASDLADARAIAVGAAASKALFQAGLQYRANKMHNHVRGFVLSGALGAPVGGRGQWHKKTSWRRGAPTPERQKDLNWRLFKETSLGLPGEVGIHQFDVASWFLKALPVKVSGFGGVQVWSSDGMEVQDTIQCVLEYPSGVRFVYDATLGNSFDGTYEMLMGANSAMLIRDQRAWMFKETDSPLLGWEVYARKDKVGDETGVALVADSTKLIAQGKEPGKVGADVTKTALYQAIDSFLDCVRTNKKPATGALEGYQATVVGARVQEACMGGTTVEFQKDWFAI